In Actinomadura luteofluorescens, the sequence TTTCATGGCAATCGAGTGGGCCGGTTCGACACCGGAGCTGCTGCTGGACCTGGACCGGGACGCGACCGGGACGCTGCGGTCGCAGCTGGAGACCGCGCTGCGCGACGCGATCTGCACCGGACGGCTGAAGACGGGGGAGCGGCTGCCGTCGTCGCGGGAGCTGGCCCGCCAGCTCGGCGTCTCCCGCGGCCTCGTCCAGGAGTGCTACGGCCAGCTCACCGCCGAGGGATACCTGTGCACGCGGGCGGGGTCGGCGACCCGCGTGGCGCCCGTCCGCGCCGTCGACGGCGGGCCGGCGCCCGCCGCGCGGCCGGACGCGTCCCGGCTCCGCGTCGACTTCGCCGCGGGCGTGCCCGACCTGGCGTCCTTCCCGCGCGGCGACTGGTCGTGGGCGCAGCGGGAGGTCGCCCGGACGGTGCGCAGCGAGGCGCTCGGCTACGGCGACCCGCGAGGCGCCGAGGCCCTGCGGGACGTCCTCGCCGGTCACCTCCGGCGGGTGCGCGCGGCGGTCGCCGAGGCCGAGGACATCGTCGTCTGCGGCGGCTTCGCCCAGGGGCTCGGCATCGTCCTGCACGTCCTGGCCCGCCGGGGCGTCCGCCGCGTGGCGTTCGAGGACCCCGGCTACGGCGACGGCGCGACCATGGCCGCCGCGGAGCGCGCCGGGATCGAGGCGGTGCCGGTCCCGGTCGACGGCCTCGGGCTGGACGTCGGCGCGCTCGACGCGAGTGGCGCCCGCGCGGTCGTCGTCACCCCGGCTCACCAGTGGCCGACCGGGGTCGTGCTGGCCCCTGAGCGGCGCCGCGCCCTCGTCGACTGGGCGTGCGAGCGGGACGGGGTCGTCGTCGAGGACGACTACGATGCCGAGTTCCGCTACGACCGCGAGCCCGTCGGGTCGGTGCAGGGGCTGGCCCCCGGCCGCGTCATCGCCCTCGGGACGGTCAGCAAGTCGCTGGCCCCGGCCGTCCGGCTCGGCTGGATCCTGTGCCCGCCCGCGCTGACCCGGGCGGTGGCGGAGGAGAAGCGGCTCGCCGACCGCGGCTCGCCCGTCCTCGACCAGCTCGCGCTCGCCGCGCTCGTCGAGTCCGGCCGCTTCGGGCGGCACCTGCGCCGGATGCGGCCCGTCTACGCCGCACGCCGCGCGGCGCTCGTGGCGGCCCTCGCCGAGCACGCGCCCGCCGTGCGGCTGACCGGGCTGGCGGCCGGCTTCCACGCCGTCGCGCACCTGCCGGACGGGGCGGACGAGCGGCGCGTCGTCGCCGAGGCGCGCCGGCGGTCGGTCGGCCTGTACGGGATGAGCACCTACCGGGCGTCCGGCGCGGCCGACCCGCCCCGGCTCGTCCTCGGCTTCGGCGACCTCTCCGAGACCGCGATCCGGGACGGGGTCCGGGAGGTGGCCGACCTCCTCGGACCTTGAGTTGAGTGCTAAGAACGGCGCCCCAGCATGTGACAGGACTTCATTCCGCGCGCCGCGCCGGGTGGGAGACAGTCGTCAGCATTCGGTTTCCAGCCCACCCCTGGAGCGAGAATGCGCTTCCGCAGCCTCCTCACCACCGCGGCGCTCGGCGCGGCCCTCGCCGTGCCCGTCGCCGCGCCCCCGGCCGCAGCCGCGCCCTCCGGCTGCGGCGCCACCGACGCGGAGATCTACGCGGCGCCGCCCGCGACGGTCGCGGGGAGTCCGGGCGACCTGCTCGCCTGCCGCCCGGCGAAGCTGACGAACATCCCCGGCGACGTCCCGATGAAGGCGTGGAAGGTCCGGTACGTCTCGACCGACGCCAAGGGTGCCAGGAGCGTGGTGACCGGGGCGGTCGCCGTCCCCGACGCGGCCTGGACGAAGGGCGGGTCCCGCCCGACCGTCGCGTTCAACCCGGGCACGCTCGGCTCCGGCCCGCAGTGCGCCTTCTCCAAGCAGCTCGCCGGCGAGTACGTCGACATGTACGAGGGCGCCAACCTGACGCTGTTCCTCAAGGCGGGCTTCGCGGTCGCCGCCACCGACGGTGCCGGGTACCTCGACGGGCAGGTCCACACCTACATGGTCGGCGCGAACGCCGGGCACGCGCTGCTCGACGCCGTCCGGGCGTCGCGCCGCATCCCCGGCGGGTCCCTCACCGCGGACGGCGCGGTCGGCATCTCCGGCTACTCCGAGGGCGGCGCGGCCGCGCTGTGGGGCGCGCAGCTCGCCTCGTCCTACGCGCCGGAGCTGAACGTCGCCGGCGTGGCGGCGGGCGGCGTGCCCGGCGACCTGAAGCTGACGGCGAAGCAGCTGAACGGCGGCCTGTTCGCGGGTTTCCTCGCCGACGCGCTCGTCGGCCTGCACGCGGCCCACCCGGAGATGCCGTTCGACGAGCTGATGAACGACCGGGGCAAGCAGGCGATCAAGGACGTCCGGTCCAACTGCCTGTACGGGACGCTCGCGGTCTTCCTCGGCGCGAGGGTCGAGAACTTCTCCAAGGACGGCCTGTCGCTGGAGCAGATCTACGCGCTGCCCGGCCCCGGCGGCGTCACCTGGGGCGACATCGTCGACCGGCAGAAGCTCGGGGTGGACGTCGGCGTCCCGTCCTCGGCCGCCAAGTACAAGATCGGCTTCCCGGTGTTCCAGTACCGCGGGTGGCTCGAAGAGATCATCCCGCACGAGACCGAGGACGCCACCCGCCAGGCGTACTGCGCGGCCGGCATCACCACGACCTGGAAGAACACCTACCCGGCCGAGCACCTGTCCACCGACTGGGGAGCGGCCGGGGACGTGACGAACTTCCTCGGCGACCGCTTCGAGGGCAAGCCCGCCCAGGGCGACTGCTGACCGGCGGAGCCGGGACACCCCGCAACTCGAACCAAGGGAGTCCAGATCATGACAGCGGGCGTCGCCGACGTCGGCAGCCGCACCCCGCAGCCGGACGTGTCCGGCACCGTCCCGTTCCCCGAGCGCGTCGCGGTCGTGGTGTTCGTGGTCGGGCCCGTCATCGGGCTGCTGGGCGCCGTCCCCTTCCTGTGGGGCTGGGGGATCGGCTGGGCCGACGTGGCCATCTTCGCGTTCCTGTATCCGCTGAACGCGATCGGGATCACGGTCGGCTACCACCGGCACTTCACCCACGGCGGCTTCAAGGCCAAGCGGTGGCTGCGGATCGCCCTGGCGATCCTCGGCGGGCAGGCCATGCACGGCTCGGTGGTCCGCTGGGTCGCCGACCATCGCCGCCACCACAAGTACGCCGACCAGGAGGGCGACCCCCACTCGCCGTGGGCGTACGGGCCCGGCGTGTGGGGGCTGACCAAGGGCCTCTACCACGCGCACATGGGCTGGCTGTTCGGCAAGGAGCGCACGTCCCGCAGCAAGTACGCGCCCGACCTGCTGAGGGACAGGGACATCCGGTTCCTGTCCCTCGACCCCGTCTACGCCGTGATCGTGCTGTCGACGTTCCTCGTCCCGCTGGGGCTCGGCGCGCTGCTCACCTGGTCGTGGCACGGCGCCGTCACCGCGCTGTTCTGGGGCGGGGTGATGCGCGTCTTCGTCGGCGACCACATCACGTTCTCGATCAACTCGATCTGCCACGTGTTCGGCAAGGAGGACTTCAGGACGCGCGACCGGGCCCGCAACGTGTGGTGGCTGGCGATCCCCTCGTTCGGCGAGTCCTGGCACAACCTGCACCACGCCGACCCGACCTGCGCGCGGCACGGCGTCCTCAAGGGACAGATCGACATCAGCGCCCGCGTCATCTGGGTGTTCGAGAGGCTCGGCTGGGTCTGGGACGTCCGCTGGCCCGACCACGAGCGCCTCGCCGCCCGCCGCGTCACCGCCGCCACCACCGGAGAGCGATCATGACCGGTCTTCCCGCGCTCGACCGCACGCCGCTGATCGAGCGGCTCGCCCGGTTCGCCAAGGACTTCCCCGGCGACCGCGCCTACACGTTCATGGACTACGTGACGGACCCGGACGGCGTCGCCACCGACGTCACGTGGGGGGAGCTGGACCGGCGCGCCCGCGGCATCGCCGCCGCCGTCCGCCGGGCCACCGAGCCCGGACGGCGGGTCGCGCTGCTCGCCCCGCAGGACCTGCACTACGTCACCGCGTTCCTCGGCGCCATGTACGCCCGCGTCATCGGCGTCCCGCTGTTCTCCCCGGACCTGCCCGGCCACGGCGACCGGCTCCTCGCCGTCTACCGGGACGCCGAGCCCGACGTCGTGATCACCACGAGCGCGTCGCTGCCGCACGTCCGCGCGTTCCTCGGGGGCGGATCGGTCCCGGAGCCCGCCGAGGTCATCGTCGCGGACGAGGTGGACGCGGCGCTCGACTGGACGCCCGAGCCGATCGACCCCGGCGACGTCGCCTACCTGCAGTACACCTCCGGCTCGACCCGCACCCCCGCCGGCGTGATCATCACGCACGGGAACTTCGCGACGAACGCCGAGCAGCTGTGGCGGACGTTCGAGGGCGTCCCGCGCGTGTCGTCCGGTGTGAACTGGCTGCCCGTCTTCCACGACATGGGCCTGGTGACCACCGTCGCGCTGCCGCTGGTGTACGGCAACCCGGGCGTGATCATGGATCCGGTGGCGTTCGTCATGCGCCCCGTCCGCTGGCTGGAGCTGCTCAGCGCGCAGAGCCACGCGTTCACCGGCGGCCCCAACTTCGCCTACGAGTACCTCACCGCGCAGGTCACCGAGGAGGAGAAGGCGAAGCTCGACCTGAGCGGCGTGCAGGTCTTCATGAACGGCGCGGAGCCGGTCCGGGAGAGCACGCTCACCGGGTTCTACGAGGCGTTCAAGGGCTGCGGGCTGCGGCCCGAGGCGCAGGTGTGCGCGTACGGGCTGGCCGAGGCGACCGTCTACGTGTCGGCGTCGTCCCGGTTCCGCGAGCCGACCCGCGTCGCGTTCGACCACGAGGGGCTGCGCCGGGGTGTCGCCGAGCCGTGCGACCCGGGCGCGCCCGGCGCGATCCAGCTGATCGCCTGCGGGACGTCCTACGGCCAGCACGCCGTCATCGCCGACCCCGGGACCGGTGCGCGGCTCCCCGACGGCGCCGTCGGGGAGATCTGGGTGCACGGCCCGAACGTCGCGGCCGGGTACTGGGGACGTCCCGAGGCCACCAGGGAGACGTTCGAGGCGGAGCTCGCGGACCCCGGCGACCTGCCGCGCTCCCCGTGGCTGCGCACCGGGGACCTCGGCGTCCTGCACGGCGGGGAGCTGTTCGTCACCGGCCGGATCAAGGACCTGGTCATCGTGGACGGGCGCAACCACTACCCGCAGGACATCGAGTTCACCGTCTCCGGCGCGCACAAGGGGATCCGCCGCGAGTACGCCTGCGCGGTGGCGGTCGACACCGGCGACACCGAGGGCCTGGTCGTGGTCGCCGAGCGGAACCGCCGGGTGCCGGTCGCGCTGCTCGACCAGGAGGAGGTGGCGCGGGCGGTGCGGACGGCCGTGAAGCAGCAGCACGACCTGCGCGTGCACGACTTCGTGCTGATCGAGCCCGGCGGCCTGCCGCGCACCAGCAGCGGGAAGATCGCCCGGTCCGCGTGCCGGCTCGCCTACCTCGACGGGACCCTGCCGGTCGCGGAGGCGGCGCCCCCGCCCGAGTGAGCCGGGGCCGGGCCCCTCACGCGTGCTCCCCGTCGGCGCCGTCGCGCAGCCAGACGGGGAGCAGCAGCATCAGCTCCAGCCGGATCGCCGGGTCCTCGATGTCGTAGTCGAAGAGTTCGTGCAGCTGCGCCAGCCGGTACCGGACGGTCTGCGGGTGCACGCACAGCGCCTCCGCCGCGTCCGTCGCGTTGAAGCCGTGCTTGAGGCACTCCAGCAGCGTCGCGGCGAGCCGGCCGCCGCGGTGCGGGCCGAGCGAGGTGAGCGGCGCGAGCCGGCGCCGCGCCGCCGCCTCGGCGAGCGTCCAGCCCTCCTCCAGCAGCAGGTCGGGCACGTACCGGTCGGCGTGGACGAGCGTGCCGGGGTCCTGCCGGGCGAGCCGCCCGGCCGCCATCGAGTCGAGCGTCCGGTGCGCCCAGTGCAGCGATACCCCCGCCCGGTCCAGCGGCACGGAGGGCCCGACCGCGCCCGCCCAGCCGCCGAGGGTGGCGGTCAGCCGGTCGGGGCCGCCGGGGCGGTCCGGGTCGGGCATCACCAGGCACGGCCGCCCGCGGTCCAGGCCGCTCAGCAGGGACGGCGGCAGCCCGGCGGGCCCTTCACCCCCGCTGCCGGGCCGCGGCTCCAGCACGATCACGGCCAGCCGCTCGGGCAGCGGCCAGCCCGCCAGGTTGGCCTGCTCGGCGACGACGTCCCGCGGCGCCGCCGGGTCCGACAGCAGCAGGCTCATCAGCCGGCCGCGGCGCTGCTCCCGCTCGCCCGCCGCCTTCTCCCGCGCCCGGGCGTAGCCCTGGGCGGCGGCCGACGCGAGCAGGTCCAGGTAGGCGAGGTTCGCCTCGGTCAGCGCGATCGCCAGGTCGCGGGGCTTCTTCAGCCGGTCGGCCTCGCGCGACAGGTACCGCCACGCGGTCCTGGAGGCGACGCGCATCGCGTTCTGCAGGTGCTCCAGGCCGCGCCCCTCGACCGCCTCCCCGTACCCGATGTCGAAGTAGACCTGGTGCACCTCCTGCCAGGAGGCGTCGGGGTCGGCGATCATCTGCACGAAGTGCCCCATGCCCTGCGCCGTCGCGAGCCGCATCACCTCGGTGTAGACGGGGTCGTCGGGCCGGGCGTACTCGGGGACGTGCCGCAGCACGCCCTCCACCATGGAGTCGACCAGGGCCGGAAGGTGCGGGCGCATCCACTGCGCCTCCTCGCGCGGCACGTCCCGCCAGGGCTCCCCCGACAGGTCGTCGGCCTGGGCGGACCTCTCGTGCAGCTCCGTCAAAGTGTCACCTCCGTCAGCGGACACCTGGGGCCGCCAGGCTAGGCAGCGTGCGTCGCACAAGACACTCACATCGGTGACAACGCCGCCCGATTCCTTGTCACCCCCGGCGGATGGGGCTGGTGGCGCCGCACAAGGAGTGGTCCTCAGCCCGCCGCGAGGGTCAGCAGGACGACGGCCGCGGCGGCGCCGGCCCGCGGCCCGGCCGCATCCGGGCGCCGCGCGTCCGCTCCTGGAACGGAGCCGTTTGCGTGCCATGCTGGCGGGGTAGCGCTGCATGTCGGAGGTCGTCTGATGGATCGCGGAGCCGGGCCCGGCGCGGGGGAGGACGAGCGGCGGCGGATCGCCCGCACGGACGTGCTGCTCGCCGAGCCCCGCCTCGCGAGCGCGGCGGGACGGCTCGGGCGCGGCGTCGTGAAGGCGGCGGTGGTCGCGGCCCAGCGCCGGGCCCGCGCCGGCGAGATCGCCCCGGAGGCGGTGGCCGACGCCGCCGTCGCGTCGCTCCCGCCGAGCGCCTCCGGGCTCCGCCCGGTGCTCAACGCGACCGGCGTCCTGCTGCACACGGGCCTCGGGCGGGCGCCGCTGTCGGCCGCGGCCCGCGAGGCCGTGGCGGTGGCCTCCGGCGCCACGGACGTCGAGTTCGACCTGGAGACCGGAAGGCGCGCCGGGCGCGGCCGGTCGGTCCTCGCGGCGCTGCGGGAGCGGGTGCCCGAGGCGGAGGCCGCGCACGTGGTCAACAACGGCGCGGCGGCGCTCGTGCTGGCCGCGACCGTGCTCGCGCCCGGCCGGGAGATCGTCATCAGCCGCGGCGAGATGGTGGAGATCGGCGACGGGTTCCGGATCCCCGAACTGCTCGCCACCACCGGCGCCCGGCTGCGCGAGGTCGGCACGACGAACCGGACCGCGCCGGACGACTACGCGGCGGCCGTCGGCGAGGCGACCGGGTTCATCCTCAAGGTGCACCCCTCCAACTTCCGCGTGACCGGCTTCACGCGGGGCACGGGCGTCGCGGAACTGGCCGGCCTCGGAGTGCCGGTCGTCGCCGACATCGGCTCCGGCCTGCTCGCCCCCGAGCCGCTCCTGCCGGACGAGCCCGACGCCGCGTCCATGCTCAAGGCGGGCGCCGACCTCGTCACCGCCAGCGGCGACAAGCTGCTCGGCGGCCCGCAGTGCGGGCTCCTCCTCGGGCGGGCCGAGCCGGTCCGGCGCCTCGCCCGCCATCCGCTCGCGCGGGCCCTGCGGGTCGACAAGCTGACGCTCGCCGCCCTGGAGGCCACCCTCCGCGGTCCGCTCACCCCGACCGCCGAGGCGCTGCGCGCCGACGCGGCGGCCCTGCGGGAAAGGGCCGAACGGCTCGCCGCCCGGCTGCGGGACGCGGGAGTGGACGCGATCGCCGTCGGGAGCGATGCGGCGG encodes:
- the pdxR gene encoding MocR-like pyridoxine biosynthesis transcription factor PdxR gives rise to the protein MAIEWAGSTPELLLDLDRDATGTLRSQLETALRDAICTGRLKTGERLPSSRELARQLGVSRGLVQECYGQLTAEGYLCTRAGSATRVAPVRAVDGGPAPAARPDASRLRVDFAAGVPDLASFPRGDWSWAQREVARTVRSEALGYGDPRGAEALRDVLAGHLRRVRAAVAEAEDIVVCGGFAQGLGIVLHVLARRGVRRVAFEDPGYGDGATMAAAERAGIEAVPVPVDGLGLDVGALDASGARAVVVTPAHQWPTGVVLAPERRRALVDWACERDGVVVEDDYDAEFRYDREPVGSVQGLAPGRVIALGTVSKSLAPAVRLGWILCPPALTRAVAEEKRLADRGSPVLDQLALAALVESGRFGRHLRRMRPVYAARRAALVAALAEHAPAVRLTGLAAGFHAVAHLPDGADERRVVAEARRRSVGLYGMSTYRASGAADPPRLVLGFGDLSETAIRDGVREVADLLGP
- a CDS encoding lipase family protein, which codes for MRFRSLLTTAALGAALAVPVAAPPAAAAPSGCGATDAEIYAAPPATVAGSPGDLLACRPAKLTNIPGDVPMKAWKVRYVSTDAKGARSVVTGAVAVPDAAWTKGGSRPTVAFNPGTLGSGPQCAFSKQLAGEYVDMYEGANLTLFLKAGFAVAATDGAGYLDGQVHTYMVGANAGHALLDAVRASRRIPGGSLTADGAVGISGYSEGGAAALWGAQLASSYAPELNVAGVAAGGVPGDLKLTAKQLNGGLFAGFLADALVGLHAAHPEMPFDELMNDRGKQAIKDVRSNCLYGTLAVFLGARVENFSKDGLSLEQIYALPGPGGVTWGDIVDRQKLGVDVGVPSSAAKYKIGFPVFQYRGWLEEIIPHETEDATRQAYCAAGITTTWKNTYPAEHLSTDWGAAGDVTNFLGDRFEGKPAQGDC
- a CDS encoding acyl-CoA desaturase, which produces MTAGVADVGSRTPQPDVSGTVPFPERVAVVVFVVGPVIGLLGAVPFLWGWGIGWADVAIFAFLYPLNAIGITVGYHRHFTHGGFKAKRWLRIALAILGGQAMHGSVVRWVADHRRHHKYADQEGDPHSPWAYGPGVWGLTKGLYHAHMGWLFGKERTSRSKYAPDLLRDRDIRFLSLDPVYAVIVLSTFLVPLGLGALLTWSWHGAVTALFWGGVMRVFVGDHITFSINSICHVFGKEDFRTRDRARNVWWLAIPSFGESWHNLHHADPTCARHGVLKGQIDISARVIWVFERLGWVWDVRWPDHERLAARRVTAATTGERS
- a CDS encoding fatty acyl-AMP ligase, with product MTGLPALDRTPLIERLARFAKDFPGDRAYTFMDYVTDPDGVATDVTWGELDRRARGIAAAVRRATEPGRRVALLAPQDLHYVTAFLGAMYARVIGVPLFSPDLPGHGDRLLAVYRDAEPDVVITTSASLPHVRAFLGGGSVPEPAEVIVADEVDAALDWTPEPIDPGDVAYLQYTSGSTRTPAGVIITHGNFATNAEQLWRTFEGVPRVSSGVNWLPVFHDMGLVTTVALPLVYGNPGVIMDPVAFVMRPVRWLELLSAQSHAFTGGPNFAYEYLTAQVTEEEKAKLDLSGVQVFMNGAEPVRESTLTGFYEAFKGCGLRPEAQVCAYGLAEATVYVSASSRFREPTRVAFDHEGLRRGVAEPCDPGAPGAIQLIACGTSYGQHAVIADPGTGARLPDGAVGEIWVHGPNVAAGYWGRPEATRETFEAELADPGDLPRSPWLRTGDLGVLHGGELFVTGRIKDLVIVDGRNHYPQDIEFTVSGAHKGIRREYACAVAVDTGDTEGLVVVAERNRRVPVALLDQEEVARAVRTAVKQQHDLRVHDFVLIEPGGLPRTSSGKIARSACRLAYLDGTLPVAEAAPPPE
- a CDS encoding PucR family transcriptional regulator: MTELHERSAQADDLSGEPWRDVPREEAQWMRPHLPALVDSMVEGVLRHVPEYARPDDPVYTEVMRLATAQGMGHFVQMIADPDASWQEVHQVYFDIGYGEAVEGRGLEHLQNAMRVASRTAWRYLSREADRLKKPRDLAIALTEANLAYLDLLASAAAQGYARAREKAAGEREQRRGRLMSLLLSDPAAPRDVVAEQANLAGWPLPERLAVIVLEPRPGSGGEGPAGLPPSLLSGLDRGRPCLVMPDPDRPGGPDRLTATLGGWAGAVGPSVPLDRAGVSLHWAHRTLDSMAAGRLARQDPGTLVHADRYVPDLLLEEGWTLAEAAARRRLAPLTSLGPHRGGRLAATLLECLKHGFNATDAAEALCVHPQTVRYRLAQLHELFDYDIEDPAIRLELMLLLPVWLRDGADGEHA
- the selA gene encoding L-seryl-tRNA(Sec) selenium transferase → MDRGAGPGAGEDERRRIARTDVLLAEPRLASAAGRLGRGVVKAAVVAAQRRARAGEIAPEAVADAAVASLPPSASGLRPVLNATGVLLHTGLGRAPLSAAAREAVAVASGATDVEFDLETGRRAGRGRSVLAALRERVPEAEAAHVVNNGAAALVLAATVLAPGREIVISRGEMVEIGDGFRIPELLATTGARLREVGTTNRTAPDDYAAAVGEATGFILKVHPSNFRVTGFTRGTGVAELAGLGVPVVADIGSGLLAPEPLLPDEPDAASMLKAGADLVTASGDKLLGGPQCGLLLGRAEPVRRLARHPLARALRVDKLTLAALEATLRGPLTPTAEALRADAAALRERAERLAARLRDAGVDAIAVGSDAAVGGGGAPGVVLPSAAVSVPEPYAARLRRGTPAVMGRVEDGRCLLDLRSVPPDQDGALAGAVLAGTP